From Lysinibacillus sp. SGAir0095, the proteins below share one genomic window:
- a CDS encoding N-acetyltransferase — protein MLIQRRESLVGELLGGKDWYERLKEYFPEREMKSKQHFETLLKEKNELYQVMEGNDYVVVYFEQQDYVFIDYILVSGNTRGKGIGGKVLNLFKEKGKAIILEVEPVTIEDGDSEKRIRFYERHGFLKMENIGYERIHNVSKELNKMDIYCWSIEKCAEDWVLEKMSEIYTNVHAYKTQELYGVEPQSVADVLWLRKSLLEVN, from the coding sequence TTGCTAATTCAGAGAAGAGAAAGTCTAGTTGGAGAGTTACTTGGGGGAAAAGACTGGTATGAAAGACTGAAGGAATATTTTCCAGAGAGAGAGATGAAATCGAAGCAACACTTTGAAACACTTTTAAAAGAGAAAAATGAACTCTATCAAGTAATGGAAGGGAACGATTATGTTGTTGTTTATTTTGAACAACAGGATTATGTTTTTATAGATTATATATTAGTATCAGGAAACACTCGTGGGAAGGGAATCGGAGGCAAGGTATTAAACCTGTTTAAGGAAAAAGGGAAGGCCATTATTCTGGAAGTAGAGCCTGTTACAATAGAGGATGGTGACTCTGAAAAAAGAATCCGTTTTTATGAACGTCATGGCTTTTTGAAAATGGAGAATATCGGCTATGAAAGAATCCACAATGTCTCAAAGGAATTAAATAAAATGGATATTTACTGTTGGTCTATTGAGAAATGTGCCGAAGACTGGGTATTAGAGAAAATGAGTGAAATTTACACAAATGTCCATGCTTATAAAACACAAGAATTATATGGTGTGGAACCTCAATCAGTAGCCGATGTACTTTGGCTAAGAAAAAGCTTGCTAGAGGTAAACTAA
- a CDS encoding nucleotidyltransferase domain-containing protein, with product MEEVILDKLKEIEKQYHVRVLLAVESGSRAWGFASGASDYDVRFIYVHPPEWYLSIDPQGTGSKKDVIDYSNHKNLDISGWELTKSLRLFRKSNPTIFEWLRSDLIYLQNELFVEKIHVLESAVLNKVPILHHYFNLAMGNYKKYFQGKDVKIKIYLYILKSLLSCQWIDRYNSFPPNRIQDLIMVMNDEKVKQEVEQLVKQKHLGEEKVSPLNYPVTKEFIEAEIRTIQQRLSSQKGEQKHITNQLDELFRDTLANMWSLK from the coding sequence ATGGAAGAAGTAATATTAGATAAATTAAAAGAAATTGAAAAACAATATCATGTTAGAGTTCTACTTGCAGTAGAATCTGGAAGTCGTGCATGGGGATTTGCTTCAGGTGCAAGCGATTATGATGTGCGATTTATCTATGTTCATCCACCAGAATGGTATCTTTCCATTGATCCTCAAGGGACAGGTTCAAAAAAAGATGTCATTGACTATTCGAATCATAAAAATTTAGATATCAGTGGCTGGGAGCTTACAAAATCTTTACGTCTTTTTAGAAAAAGCAATCCAACCATTTTTGAGTGGCTTAGAAGTGATTTAATTTATCTTCAAAATGAACTGTTTGTGGAAAAAATACATGTACTTGAATCAGCTGTTCTCAATAAAGTTCCAATCTTGCATCACTACTTTAACCTTGCAATGGGTAACTACAAGAAATATTTCCAAGGAAAAGATGTGAAAATTAAAATCTACTTATATATTCTAAAATCATTATTGTCATGTCAGTGGATTGATAGGTACAACTCTTTTCCACCTAATCGAATCCAGGATCTAATAATGGTTATGAATGATGAAAAAGTGAAGCAAGAGGTTGAACAATTGGTGAAACAAAAACATTTAGGGGAGGAGAAGGTTTCTCCTTTAAATTACCCTGTAACAAAGGAGTTTATCGAAGCTGAGATACGCACTATTCAACAACGCCTTTCCTCACAAAAGGGAGAGCAAAAGCATATAACCAATCAACTCGATGAACTATTTAGAGATACTTTAGCTAATATGTGGTCTCTAAAGTAA
- a CDS encoding DUF5658 family protein translates to MGKKYIMLFGISIALLNLFDGIVTNYGLMKKLIEEMNPIMDFIISINPALFIGLKVGLSLLILFVSYWVYTNSQVYFQKLYLFSLVGVFCLYFGICSIHLYWLSLL, encoded by the coding sequence ATGGGGAAAAAATACATTATGCTATTTGGAATTTCCATTGCTCTTTTAAACTTGTTTGATGGAATTGTAACGAACTATGGGTTAATGAAAAAATTAATAGAAGAAATGAATCCCATCATGGATTTCATTATTTCTATTAACCCCGCTCTATTTATAGGTTTAAAGGTGGGCCTATCTCTCCTTATCCTTTTTGTCTCCTATTGGGTTTATACGAATAGTCAAGTCTACTTTCAAAAGCTCTATTTATTTTCATTGGTTGGCGTGTTTTGCCTTTATTTCGGTATTTGCAGTATACATCTTTATTGGCTTTCATTACTTTAG
- a CDS encoding M14 family metallopeptidase, which translates to MDVYVMPGTSFWYLSQLFSIPLRLIMDSNRDVDSQYLAIGQRLRVPGYVTVNYQIQNGDSLWLIAQRNNLPVESLFLVNSNVNPNALQVGQTIRIPRRVTWRIVNGKQNYDYQSLMNDLWSLIAVYPFMRMTNTGDSVLGNNIPELLVGNGAKRVHYNASFHANEWITTPILMTFVNDYLLSLTNQNSIRGLSTFPYYLQAMLSVVPMVNPDGVDLVINGAPENAPWRDQVVQWNNGSTDFSNWKANINGVDLNDQFPAKWEEERDRNPKTPGPRDYGGEAPLTEPEAIAIAQLTRRRDYARVLAFHTQGQVIYWGFQNMEPPESEILVNEFSRVSGYEPVQTLDSYAGYKDWFIQDWRRPGFTVELGLGENPLPLSQFDEIYEDALGIFLAGLYM; encoded by the coding sequence TTGGACGTTTATGTAATGCCGGGAACTTCTTTTTGGTACTTAAGCCAACTGTTTTCAATACCTCTTCGATTAATAATGGATTCCAATCGAGATGTGGATTCACAATATCTAGCTATAGGCCAAAGATTAAGAGTACCAGGCTATGTCACAGTCAACTATCAAATACAGAATGGTGATTCTTTGTGGTTAATTGCTCAAAGAAACAACTTGCCTGTAGAGAGCCTCTTTTTAGTAAACTCAAATGTGAACCCTAATGCTTTACAGGTCGGGCAAACGATTAGAATTCCTCGAAGAGTAACTTGGCGAATTGTAAATGGAAAACAAAATTACGATTATCAATCGCTTATGAATGATTTATGGTCATTAATTGCTGTGTATCCATTTATGCGGATGACAAACACTGGAGATTCAGTATTAGGGAATAACATTCCTGAACTTTTAGTTGGAAATGGGGCAAAAAGGGTTCATTATAACGCTTCGTTTCATGCTAATGAATGGATTACTACACCTATTCTTATGACCTTTGTAAACGATTATCTGTTATCCCTTACGAATCAAAATTCCATACGAGGCTTATCTACTTTCCCGTATTATCTTCAAGCCATGCTTTCTGTTGTTCCTATGGTAAATCCGGATGGAGTCGATTTAGTTATTAATGGCGCTCCGGAAAACGCTCCTTGGCGAGACCAAGTAGTTCAATGGAATAATGGAAGTACGGATTTCTCAAATTGGAAAGCAAATATTAATGGCGTCGATTTAAATGACCAATTCCCGGCCAAATGGGAAGAAGAACGAGACCGCAATCCAAAAACTCCAGGACCAAGGGATTATGGAGGTGAAGCTCCATTAACAGAGCCCGAAGCAATTGCAATCGCACAATTAACTAGAAGAAGAGATTATGCTCGAGTACTTGCCTTCCATACACAAGGGCAAGTGATTTATTGGGGCTTTCAAAATATGGAGCCACCTGAATCAGAGATACTTGTCAATGAGTTCAGTAGAGTTAGTGGATATGAACCAGTCCAAACCTTAGACAGCTATGCCGGTTATAAAGATTGGTTTATACAAGATTGGCGTCGGCCTGGGTTTACTGTCGAGCTCGGATTAGGTGAAAACCCTCTTCCTTTAAGTCAATTTGATGAGATTTATGAAGATGCCTTAGGAATTTTCCTAGCTGGATTATATATGTAA
- a CDS encoding H-type small acid-soluble spore protein: MDYNRAQEIVASSKEFEVSYNGVSVWIDKLHDDGKTATVHLRHAHEEHSEVNISELKEEYLIQ, from the coding sequence ATGGATTATAATCGTGCACAAGAAATTGTTGCTTCATCTAAGGAGTTTGAAGTTAGCTATAATGGTGTTTCTGTTTGGATTGATAAATTACATGATGATGGTAAAACTGCCACAGTTCACTTAAGACATGCTCATGAAGAACATTCTGAAGTAAACATTTCAGAGCTAAAAGAAGAATATCTCATTCAATAA
- a CDS encoding EAL domain-containing protein encodes MFSIPDSQGITILHGDYSVPLVVLSVFIACCASYAALLMNQRIQENGFFPKAFWLLLSSVAMGLGIWSMHFIGMSAFMLPIPMRNDLFLTIISILPAIIASYVAFSFANKSHQTLLSYPIIGIIMGLGIASMHYIGMAAMKTEAKYFYKPGLFILSIFIAIVVSMVAMFVFSTLQKYMGNRLIKIITAILLGIAISSMHYTGMSAVVFYLEGPIKVADHMHIFHMDLSVIVLASVGILFIIIGLTGVLERFVDYRLNYYDALTLFPNQRQLEKDTNNLKTTGSLAILQIQDLEKWINQYGYVFGDKVIKAIGEVLENNKLLSFKIYRIEGNRFAVYTFDRSDKLKGLMESISSSLKKPIEIDDYSIVVDTVCAISSSKNKESVLELLSNNLAVLHYPSSNYDQNVIEFDPKIHTYNVDRQIVEDIDKAMVNDELFLVYQPKVQSHSKKVSGVEALVRWRHPEKGLVSPGMFIPIVEAAGDKIFDLTDWIFEHVCQQISRWIQDEVEFEQVSINIPGSYITSSRLYEVITSNLERYKVDSRYIELEITETSVVHDIKHAITAINKFREIGLSVALDDFGTGLSSLSYLKRMPISTIKIDKSFVDGISNSEKDSAVLKSIITLSNSLNLKIVIEGVETEEQYNFIYSMEEAPLIQGYYFSRPLTSEEFIKWAIER; translated from the coding sequence ATGTTTTCTATTCCTGATTCCCAGGGGATTACCATCCTGCATGGAGACTATTCTGTCCCATTAGTCGTCTTATCTGTTTTTATTGCTTGTTGTGCATCTTATGCCGCATTACTTATGAATCAAAGAATCCAAGAGAATGGCTTTTTCCCAAAAGCTTTTTGGTTATTACTCTCTTCAGTGGCAATGGGACTAGGGATATGGTCGATGCACTTTATAGGAATGAGTGCGTTTATGCTTCCTATACCAATGAGAAATGACCTCTTCTTAACGATTATTTCTATCCTACCTGCTATTATTGCATCGTATGTGGCATTTAGTTTTGCCAATAAGTCACATCAAACACTTCTTTCCTATCCGATTATAGGAATTATTATGGGATTAGGAATTGCTTCTATGCATTATATAGGCATGGCAGCAATGAAAACAGAAGCCAAGTATTTTTATAAGCCAGGTTTATTTATCCTTTCTATTTTTATTGCCATTGTTGTGTCTATGGTTGCCATGTTTGTGTTCTCTACCTTACAAAAATATATGGGAAATCGGTTAATCAAAATTATTACAGCGATTTTGTTAGGAATTGCCATCTCCAGCATGCATTATACTGGAATGTCGGCTGTTGTTTTCTATTTAGAGGGACCTATAAAAGTGGCTGACCATATGCATATTTTCCATATGGATTTATCGGTTATCGTATTAGCATCTGTTGGAATATTATTTATTATTATCGGACTAACAGGTGTTTTAGAACGCTTTGTAGATTACCGTTTAAATTACTATGATGCCTTAACATTATTCCCAAATCAACGTCAGCTCGAAAAGGATACAAATAATTTAAAGACAACAGGTAGTCTTGCGATTCTACAAATACAAGATCTTGAAAAATGGATTAACCAATATGGTTATGTATTTGGTGATAAGGTCATAAAAGCGATTGGAGAGGTTCTTGAGAATAACAAATTACTTTCTTTTAAGATTTATCGAATAGAAGGAAACCGATTTGCCGTGTATACTTTTGACCGATCTGATAAATTAAAGGGCTTAATGGAAAGCATCTCTTCTAGTTTAAAAAAGCCGATTGAAATAGATGATTACTCAATAGTAGTAGATACAGTTTGTGCAATCTCCTCTTCAAAGAATAAGGAAAGTGTTTTAGAGCTATTATCAAACAATTTAGCTGTACTCCATTATCCTTCTAGTAATTATGACCAAAATGTCATAGAATTCGATCCGAAGATCCATACCTATAATGTAGATAGACAAATTGTCGAAGATATTGATAAAGCCATGGTAAATGACGAGTTATTTTTGGTTTACCAGCCAAAAGTTCAATCGCATTCAAAAAAGGTCTCTGGAGTAGAAGCTTTAGTTCGTTGGAGACATCCAGAAAAAGGATTGGTTTCCCCAGGTATGTTTATTCCAATTGTTGAAGCTGCAGGGGATAAAATATTTGATTTAACGGATTGGATTTTTGAGCATGTATGTCAGCAAATTTCACGTTGGATACAAGATGAAGTAGAATTTGAACAGGTATCTATTAATATCCCTGGATCTTATATTACCTCATCCAGACTGTATGAAGTGATTACCTCAAACCTCGAAAGATATAAGGTTGATAGTAGATATATAGAACTGGAAATCACAGAAACAAGTGTCGTTCATGATATTAAACATGCAATAACAGCGATTAATAAATTTAGGGAAATCGGTTTGTCAGTTGCATTAGATGATTTTGGAACAGGGCTTTCTTCACTATCGTATTTAAAGAGAATGCCGATATCGACAATTAAAATTGATAAATCCTTTGTAGATGGAATTTCCAATTCGGAAAAGGATTCCGCTGTATTAAAATCAATTATTACTTTATCGAACTCTTTAAATTTGAAAATAGTCATTGAAGGTGTAGAAACTGAGGAACAATATAATTTTATTTATTCAATGGAGGAAGCTCCTCTTATTCAAGGATATTACTTCTCTAGACCATTAACATCCGAAGAATTTATAAAGTGGGCAATCGAAAGATAA
- a CDS encoding ECF transporter S component encodes MQKTLDYSSTRTKTFDLIISALLIALVFVATVFLNIKLPIGGNGGLVHLGTGMLFVASILFGPKKGAIAGSLGMALFDLMSGWTIWAPGTFIARGLQGYIAGKIAWSNGKNGNSVGLNLLAMIVSVPVMLVVYYLYESIIFGNWIVPLGSIPGNLIQNAVGMLVAIPVCIVLKRTPLFK; translated from the coding sequence ATGCAAAAAACACTCGATTATTCAAGCACACGAACAAAAACCTTTGATTTAATTATTTCGGCACTCCTTATTGCACTCGTATTTGTTGCTACAGTCTTCTTAAATATTAAACTACCAATTGGAGGAAATGGTGGTTTAGTTCATCTTGGCACTGGAATGCTCTTTGTCGCCTCCATTTTGTTTGGCCCTAAAAAAGGCGCTATCGCAGGCAGTTTAGGGATGGCATTATTTGATTTAATGTCAGGATGGACAATTTGGGCACCAGGCACATTTATCGCCCGAGGTTTGCAGGGGTATATAGCAGGGAAAATAGCTTGGTCAAACGGGAAAAATGGTAATAGCGTTGGATTAAATTTACTTGCCATGATCGTTTCAGTTCCTGTGATGCTAGTAGTCTATTATCTGTATGAGTCCATTATTTTTGGCAACTGGATCGTGCCTTTAGGCTCAATACCAGGGAACCTAATACAAAATGCTGTAGGGATGCTTGTAGCTATTCCAGTTTGTATTGTATTAAAAAGAACCCCTCTATTTAAATAA
- a CDS encoding VOC family protein, which translates to MITNIGTVAVYVENQQNAKIFWTEKVGFEVIAEHEMGPNAFWLEVAPADEKSRLVIYPKTMMQGSENLKASIVFDCENVLETYEKMKANGVNFKGEPQQMPWGTFVQFSDEDGNEFLLKG; encoded by the coding sequence ATGATTACAAATATTGGAACAGTGGCAGTTTATGTAGAAAATCAACAAAATGCAAAAATTTTTTGGACAGAGAAAGTAGGATTTGAAGTAATAGCGGAGCACGAAATGGGACCAAATGCATTTTGGCTTGAAGTAGCACCTGCAGATGAAAAAAGCAGACTTGTTATTTATCCTAAAACAATGATGCAAGGATCAGAAAACCTCAAAGCTTCCATCGTATTTGATTGTGAGAATGTATTGGAAACCTATGAAAAAATGAAGGCCAATGGGGTAAATTTTAAAGGTGAACCACAACAAATGCCATGGGGAACTTTTGTACAGTTTAGTGATGAGGATGGAAACGAATTCTTATTAAAAGGCTAG
- a CDS encoding DUF1540 domain-containing protein, with the protein MPNVEVSCAVSNCIFHEKGNVCGAEKIQIDMDYHSKNKNTEFASDFDFEKISEEANNSRDTCCKTFEPKDERRNK; encoded by the coding sequence ATGCCAAATGTAGAAGTAAGCTGTGCTGTTTCGAACTGTATTTTCCATGAAAAAGGAAATGTTTGTGGAGCGGAAAAAATTCAGATTGATATGGATTACCATTCTAAAAACAAGAATACAGAATTTGCATCAGATTTTGACTTTGAGAAAATTTCTGAAGAAGCAAATAATTCCCGAGATACGTGCTGTAAAACGTTCGAACCTAAGGATGAACGTAGGAATAAATAG
- a CDS encoding S8 family serine peptidase: MTVSLIAPNVASAQEVNKLHESLRQSSVSNGLAKEKISERLLTNFKDKEKVTFLVKFKEKADAQKVADQARKTAEEKNLSAQNTKLVQRSAVVSELKATSIDSQASVINFLEQEQKNGNVEEFDSYYVVNGMAVTATKEIAEKIASFTEVEKVLPNETRQLVTTKTEEAKTPASEVANVEWNVSRVKAPETWEMGVDGSGTVVASIDTGVDWDHPALKEKYRGYNEATGNVNHDFNWFDATAGQAEPYDDDGHGTHVTGTMVGSEPNGSNQIGVAPGAEFISVKAFTPAGGTDADLLEAAEWILAPTDSEGNSRVDLAPDVVNNSWGGGPGLDEWYRDVVISWRAAEIFPEFSAGNTTLFNPGGPGSVAAPANYPESFATGAIDINNKVASFSLRGPSPYEEIKPDISAPGVNIRSSVPGGGYEGGWNGTSMAGPAVAGVAALLRQVNSNITVDEMEEILLNTATPLTDGEYPSSPNHGYGYGLVDAYSAVSSIVSGLGTIEGQVTKQGEDTEEPTFEHEAPVETYAGMDLSLSISITDNISVSSVNLNYVDGNGDVQTIEAGRTSGDYKSGEFAVVIPGSWITGNEFTYFWTINDFGNNEVTSDEYTVQVKPGITTGYSEDFEGQPIGWSSFGNENSWEWGIPTSGPGNAASGEKVYATNLDGTYESNMNATLIMPPVDLPEGSSYLQFKHWHNFEMSSSGRAWDYGHVVISTDLENWTQLQQVSGVSNGWLSSEINLTEYAGQRVYIGFNAYSDGSVLRDGWYIDDVALSNTALTKNQLGVIKKIKAEKSKKLTKDEKAAENEKDKTQKPVDPTKIEPVLPEKAKAPIVETIVNPTLLPLGAQVSVLESGRSVYTNPADGSYSLMHSAGTFTVKAGAYGYESEEQTVALDADQAVTADFTLEELPENTVTGSISDAQTGEPIEGATLLLVEDANITPVSTDASGEYSLTAYEGDYTLKVVANGYHSKEVSVSIDADGAIQDVSLEPFYTYPGGEIGYDDGTAENARAFYDAGNGWAVKMSLPDGEKSGIVTDGVFRFWDTSWPSPGGTNFKIEVWDATGSGGAPGKKIAGPIDATALRNGEWTVVDLREHNITVNGDFYMVYIQAAANTNSPGLGTDENGTNAGRSYQFVSGSWSPSPAEEGNYMIRARVSYEVDAPVITAPTESFITNEAELTVTGTASPTTTIELLQNGESAGSANVSENGQFEIPVSLVEGNNELKVTSTLDGRKTGESSPVTVVLDSANPTITISAPANGEKIKRESVTVTGTVEDANLEFVKVNGQKATITNGKFSQRILLENGTNNIKVIAQDLAGNRATKSLTVSADFDAPVIENVKPATDLNLVTGKSVKIEFDSEPGLRATFMVHMPLTNVGGQLQNATELPMMEESSGHYVGYYTVPYGTIADGAQIEVKAVDSFNNETRAKAAGKLYINLEASNTKSTDVKETGNTSIKKP, from the coding sequence ATGACAGTATCATTAATAGCACCTAACGTAGCAAGTGCGCAAGAAGTCAATAAGCTGCATGAGTCTTTAAGACAATCTAGTGTGTCTAATGGTCTTGCAAAAGAAAAAATTAGTGAACGATTACTAACGAATTTTAAGGACAAAGAAAAGGTTACCTTTCTAGTCAAGTTTAAAGAAAAAGCAGATGCCCAGAAGGTTGCCGATCAGGCTCGTAAAACAGCAGAAGAAAAAAACTTATCCGCTCAAAATACGAAGTTAGTTCAACGTTCTGCGGTGGTATCAGAGTTGAAGGCAACTTCCATTGATTCGCAAGCATCTGTTATTAATTTTCTTGAGCAAGAACAAAAAAATGGGAATGTAGAAGAGTTTGATTCTTATTATGTTGTTAATGGAATGGCAGTAACAGCAACAAAAGAAATTGCCGAAAAGATTGCAAGCTTTACTGAGGTAGAAAAAGTACTTCCGAATGAAACTAGACAGTTGGTTACAACTAAAACGGAAGAAGCTAAAACTCCTGCATCAGAAGTTGCTAACGTCGAGTGGAATGTTTCTCGTGTTAAGGCTCCTGAAACATGGGAAATGGGCGTTGATGGCTCTGGGACTGTTGTAGCTAGTATTGATACGGGCGTTGATTGGGATCACCCAGCCTTGAAGGAAAAATACCGAGGCTATAATGAGGCAACGGGTAATGTAAATCATGATTTTAACTGGTTTGACGCAACAGCAGGACAAGCTGAACCATACGATGACGATGGGCATGGAACTCACGTAACAGGTACAATGGTTGGTAGCGAACCAAATGGCTCAAACCAAATCGGCGTAGCACCTGGTGCAGAATTTATCTCCGTCAAAGCGTTCACTCCTGCTGGGGGTACAGATGCAGATCTTTTAGAAGCTGCGGAATGGATTTTAGCTCCAACAGATTCTGAAGGGAATAGTCGAGTTGACCTAGCTCCAGATGTAGTAAACAACTCTTGGGGTGGAGGACCTGGACTTGATGAATGGTACCGAGATGTTGTGATTAGCTGGCGTGCAGCTGAAATTTTCCCGGAATTTTCAGCAGGTAATACAACGCTCTTCAATCCAGGTGGCCCAGGGTCAGTTGCAGCTCCTGCTAACTACCCTGAATCCTTTGCTACAGGAGCAATTGATATCAACAACAAAGTAGCAAGCTTCTCATTGCGTGGACCATCTCCTTATGAAGAAATCAAACCAGATATTTCGGCTCCAGGGGTTAACATTCGTTCTTCTGTACCAGGCGGTGGCTATGAGGGTGGATGGAATGGTACATCCATGGCTGGTCCTGCTGTAGCAGGAGTTGCGGCCCTTCTTCGCCAAGTAAATTCGAATATTACGGTTGATGAAATGGAAGAAATTCTATTAAATACAGCAACACCTTTAACAGACGGGGAGTATCCATCCTCTCCTAACCATGGATATGGCTATGGTTTAGTGGATGCATATTCTGCTGTATCATCTATTGTTTCTGGTCTTGGAACAATTGAAGGTCAAGTAACAAAGCAAGGGGAAGATACGGAAGAACCAACATTTGAACATGAAGCTCCTGTGGAAACCTATGCTGGAATGGATTTATCATTATCGATTTCTATTACAGATAATATTAGCGTTTCATCTGTGAACCTAAACTATGTTGATGGAAATGGTGATGTACAAACAATTGAAGCTGGACGTACATCAGGCGACTACAAATCCGGTGAGTTTGCAGTAGTCATTCCAGGAAGTTGGATTACAGGAAATGAGTTTACTTACTTCTGGACAATCAATGACTTTGGTAATAATGAAGTAACAAGTGATGAATATACAGTTCAAGTAAAGCCAGGCATTACAACAGGTTATTCTGAGGATTTTGAAGGACAACCTATTGGCTGGAGCTCCTTTGGTAATGAAAATAGCTGGGAATGGGGAATACCAACCTCAGGTCCAGGCAATGCAGCTTCGGGAGAGAAAGTATATGCAACTAATTTAGATGGCACATATGAAAGTAATATGAATGCAACATTGATTATGCCTCCAGTGGATTTACCTGAGGGCAGCAGCTATCTGCAGTTTAAGCATTGGCATAATTTTGAGATGTCTTCTTCAGGAAGAGCATGGGATTATGGTCATGTCGTTATTTCTACTGATTTAGAAAACTGGACTCAATTACAGCAAGTATCTGGGGTTTCGAATGGTTGGTTAAGTTCAGAGATTAATTTAACGGAGTATGCAGGCCAACGAGTGTATATTGGTTTTAATGCTTATTCAGATGGCAGTGTTTTACGTGATGGCTGGTATATTGATGATGTGGCATTATCTAATACAGCCCTTACGAAAAATCAATTAGGCGTTATTAAAAAGATTAAAGCTGAAAAATCGAAAAAACTAACAAAAGACGAAAAGGCTGCTGAAAATGAAAAGGACAAAACGCAAAAGCCTGTTGATCCAACGAAAATTGAGCCAGTGCTTCCTGAAAAAGCAAAAGCACCAATCGTTGAGACGATTGTAAATCCAACTCTTCTTCCACTTGGTGCACAAGTTAGTGTTCTTGAATCAGGTCGTTCGGTTTATACAAATCCTGCTGATGGGTCCTACTCATTAATGCATAGTGCGGGTACATTTACTGTAAAAGCTGGAGCGTATGGATATGAATCAGAAGAACAGACGGTTGCGTTAGATGCTGATCAAGCTGTTACGGCCGACTTTACTTTAGAAGAGCTTCCTGAGAATACAGTAACGGGTTCAATTAGTGATGCACAAACTGGTGAGCCAATTGAAGGAGCAACTTTACTTCTTGTAGAGGATGCTAACATTACACCGGTATCAACTGATGCAAGTGGAGAGTATTCATTAACTGCCTACGAAGGTGATTATACTTTAAAAGTTGTGGCGAATGGATACCATAGCAAAGAAGTATCTGTTTCAATCGATGCAGATGGTGCAATACAAGATGTTTCCCTTGAACCGTTCTACACATATCCAGGTGGAGAAATTGGTTATGATGACGGTACAGCAGAAAATGCTCGTGCATTCTATGATGCCGGGAATGGATGGGCAGTTAAAATGTCACTACCGGATGGTGAAAAAAGCGGTATTGTAACAGACGGTGTATTCCGTTTCTGGGATACTTCTTGGCCAAGCCCTGGAGGCACGAACTTTAAAATTGAAGTTTGGGATGCAACTGGATCAGGTGGAGCACCTGGTAAAAAAATCGCCGGACCGATCGATGCAACGGCGCTTCGAAATGGTGAATGGACAGTAGTGGACTTACGTGAACACAATATCACTGTAAACGGTGATTTCTATATGGTTTACATTCAAGCAGCTGCTAATACGAATTCACCGGGACTGGGTACAGATGAAAATGGTACAAATGCTGGAAGAAGCTATCAATTTGTCTCAGGTTCTTGGTCTCCGTCCCCTGCTGAGGAAGGGAACTATATGATCCGTGCACGAGTAAGCTATGAAGTAGATGCACCAGTCATTACGGCTCCGACGGAAAGTTTTATTACAAATGAAGCTGAATTGACTGTGACAGGAACGGCATCTCCAACTACAACAATTGAGCTACTACAAAATGGAGAATCAGCTGGCTCTGCTAATGTAAGCGAAAACGGCCAATTTGAAATTCCGGTGTCGCTTGTGGAGGGAAATAACGAGTTAAAAGTTACTTCCACATTAGATGGCAGAAAAACTGGAGAATCTTCGCCGGTAACGGTTGTATTAGACTCAGCAAACCCAACAATTACTATATCAGCCCCAGCAAATGGAGAGAAAATTAAAAGGGAGTCAGTAACTGTCACGGGTACTGTTGAAGATGCTAACCTAGAATTTGTCAAGGTAAATGGGCAAAAAGCTACTATAACAAATGGTAAATTCTCGCAACGTATTTTACTGGAAAATGGAACAAATAATATTAAAGTAATTGCACAGGATTTAGCAGGCAATCGTGCAACAAAATCACTTACTGTATCCGCAGATTTTGATGCACCTGTTATTGAAAACGTGAAACCAGCAACTGATCTTAACTTAGTCACTGGTAAGAGCGTAAAAATTGAATTTGATAGTGAACCAGGTTTAAGAGCTACATTTATGGTTCATATGCCTTTGACTAACGTAGGTGGCCAGCTGCAAAACGCAACGGAGTTACCTATGATGGAAGAAAGCTCAGGACACTATGTTGGATATTATACAGTCCCATATGGAACAATTGCAGATGGCGCACAAATTGAAGTGAAAGCTGTTGATAGCTTTAATAATGAAACCCGAGCAAAAGCAGCTGGAAAACTTTATATCAATTTAGAAGCATCCAATACCAAATCAACAGATGTTAAAGAAACTGGAAATACTTCCATTAAAAAACCTTAA